In Verrucomicrobiia bacterium, the genomic stretch TCGATATCTTCTTCGTCCTGGCGCCGTTTCTTTGTTCGACGAGAGACGAGTTGCGAATTCTCTGCCGACGGATTGGACTGAGCATTCTGATTGCTGGAGCGTGCTTCTTGTCGGTTCCGTTGGAGATGGGATTTCCACGGCCTGAGACTTCGGGGTGGGCGGGCGCACTGTTCCGACTCCTGCACGGGTTTGATCAACCTTACAATTTGTTTCCATCACTGCACATTGCGCTTGGGGCACTGCTCGCGACGTTCTATGTGCGGCATACACGGGGTTGGGTGCGGAATGGTGTTCGTGTCTGGTTCGGGTTGATCTACGTCTCAACGCTGCTCACGTTTCAGCATCACACCGTGGATGTCGTGGGCGGTTTCATACTGGCGCTGGGGTGCCACTACCTGGTTCGTGAAAGGGTGGGCGTGCGTGTTGCTATTCCAACGATCCGTGTTGGATTCCTCTATTTCGGGGGCGCAATGCTGGTGACAGGGACCGCCTATTGCTGCCTTGGACCATGCGTTTTCCGGAAGAACAAGGGCAGGCTGCCACTGAGCGCGAAAGTCCTCCTCGCACCCACGTTATTGGGGCAGAAACTGTCACTTCTCTATTATCGGCGCGGCTGTTCCGCTTGGAATGCGATCACTCCGAACATCTGGTTGGGCGTTCACCTGAATGCACGCGAGGCCCAACACGCGGTGGCACGAGGAATCACCGCGGTGCTTGATCTCACAGCCGAAATCTCAGAAGCACCCGCATTTCTCCAGGTTGCCTATCGCAACATTCCCGTGCTGGATTTGACCGCCCCGGATGCAGGCCAGCTGCGCGACGCGGCGCAGTTCATTTCGACCCAGTCGGAACGCGGAATCGTTTACGTGCACTGCAAAGTTGGCTACTCGCGGAGTGCCGCAGCAGTCGGTGCTTACCTATTGAAGAGCGGGCGGGCAAAAACAGTGGCCCATGCCTTGGAACTTCTGCGGAGTGCCAGGCCCGGAATCATCATTCGGCCGGAGATTGTGAAATGTCTTCAGCAATTTGCCGCTGATGAGTTCCACGGCGAAGGGGCGGTTTCACGAGTAGCGCAGAATTCCATGTCCGCTGTGTCCCAGGTTTCCTAACCTGCTCGGCGTGGTTCACACCCTGCCGGCCTGGAAGCGCGGCGATACAGCAGGTTTGGAAACCTGCGCTACGAAGAGCTCCGTATTGTACTCACTATTAAGCCCGCATTTTCCGAAATGTTCCGGGTCTTTTCGGTCGTGACCGTGCGGCGCTGGTCTGGCATTTTCGGGCTGAGAATCTGACGCATGAATAGCGAATTGCCCTTTGAAGTTTTGGAGTTCGATGAACTCCTGCGAAAACCCAACGGTGACGCGTCAGGCTTCGCCAGCTTTTTTTCCGCAGGCGAGGTTCTCGTCACACGCGTTCCTGCCCGCCTGGATGTCATGGGTGGCATCGCTGACTACTCGGGCGCAAATGTCTGCGAAGCGGTTCTCGGCCGCGGCATGCTGATGGGACTGCAGCCTCGCACCGACCGCACACTGCGCATTCGCACAATGCAGGCGGGCATGAAGGCGTTGCCCATCGAGACCCGCACGCCGCTGGATTATTTTTGGTCAGGCGACGGACTCGCCAGCTACGCCGAAGTCAGGGCGTTGTGCCAGGCCAACCCGCTCGCGAATTGGGCGTCGTACATTCTTGGAAGCATCTTTACGTTGCTCAAGGAAGAGTCGATCAAGCTGCCCTACGGTTTCAATCTGCTGCTTCTGAGCGCCGTTCCAATGAACGTGGGCATTGGGAGTTCAGCGGCTGTGGAGATTGGCACGCTGACCTGCCTCAACTCGTATCTTGGACTGAATCTTTCGCCCTCGCGCATCGCTCGCCTCGGCCAGATGGCGGAAAATCATGTCGTCGGCGCGCCTTGCGGCATCATGGATCAGACCGCGATCACGAGCGGCCGCAAGGGTTGCCTGACGCACATTCTTTGCAGGCCAGGCGAGGTGAAGGGCGAGATCGAGATCCCGGCAGGAACAGGCTTTGTCGGGATCAATTCGATGGTGCGTCACTCGGTGGCGGGAAGTCCTTACAGCGACACGCGCGTTGGCGCCTTCATGGGCAAGAAGATCATCAATGACATGCGCGCGCGAACAGGACGCGGGCCGATCGATTATCTTGCCGAACTGACGAGCAAGGACCTGCAGCAGTATGAGGTGGGAATCCCTGAGGAAATTGTCGGCTCCGTGTTTCTCGCCGAACACAAAACGCACGACGATCCCGTCACGCGGATTTCTCCTGATGCGGTGTATCGAGTGGCAGGACCGACGCGGCATCCTGTTGAGGAGAACGAACGAGTGTTGAAATTCATGGATGCCTTGCGTGCTGCGGGCATGGGCGACGAGCAAGCGCTGGTCACGGCAGGCGACTGCATGTACGGCGCACATGCGAGCTATCGCGACAACTGTCACTTGTCCACGGAGGAAGTGGACTTCCTGGTTGATGCCGTGAGACACCGCGGCCATGCGTCAGGGCTGTATGGAGCCAAGATCACAGGCGGTGGAACGGGCGGGACCGTGGCTGTATTCGGCAGGATCGAGGCGTTGAAGAAGCACATCCCGGAAATCGCAGTTGAATATTCGCGTCGTGTCGGTGTGATGCCGGACATCTTCGAAGGCACGTCGCCGGGAGCGATGGAATTCGGCGCGTTGCGCTATGGCTTTGGCGCGGGCGGATGGCAGCCGACTGCGCGGTCAAACGGGGATTGAAGCGGGCTACCCGTCACTTGCTGCCGGGCTTGATGGCGGGCGTCGACGCGAGATCGGGCGGGAGTTTGTCGGGTTCAAATGCTTCGACGGCCAGCGAAAGGAGGCTGATGAACGGAACGCCGAAATCCACTTTGCCGTTCGATCGATCGACAGCAGCGGAAATGGCAGCCAGTTCGCCCTGATGGCTGCGGACAATGTCGATCGTTTCCTGGACGCGGCCGCCCTTGGTCACGACATCTTCCACAATCAGGACGCGTTCGCGCGGCGCGATCTTGAATCCGCGCCGCAACACGAGTTTGCCTTCCTCCTTCTCGACGAAAATGAACCGCGTCTTCAACTGCCGCGCCACTTCCTGGCCCAGGACCAATCCGCCCATGGCAGGCGCGACCACAGTGGAGATGTTCAAATGACGAACCTTGTCGGCCAGTGCGCCTCCGACCCGTTCCACAATCGGCATCTGCTGCAACGCCAGGGCGCATTGGAAGAACTGGCGGCTGTGCAAGCCGCTGCGCAGGATGAAATGACCTTCGAGCAGGGCGCCCGTGTCGCGGAAAACCTGAAGCACTTCGTCTTTCGTCATGGGCGCAAATTCTAGGAGGCGGCGCGGGACTGCCAAGGTGAAATGAACAATCGGTGAAAGCGGCGCGTCGGCGATCGACTGGGAGCTACCAGGCTCGGCCGTATTGCACCGGGGGCAACACAGTTCGCGGCGCGCCCAAAGTCCGAGCGGCGCGCATGGGCCAATACGGATCGCGAAGAAACGCTCGCGCGAGCAGAACCAGGTCCGCCTTGCCGCTCGCGATGATCTCTTCCGCCTGTTGCGGTTCGGTGATCAACCCGACGGCGGCAGTGGCAATTCCCACGTCGCGGCGAACCCGCTCCGCAAGCGGCACCTGATAACCAGGTCCCAATGGAATATCGGCCTTCGGCAGGTTGCCTCCCGAGCTGCAATCAATGAGATCGACTCCTTCGGCTTTCAGGTGCTTTGACAACTCGACGGTCTGCTCGATGTCCCATCCTCCGGTGGTCCAATCCGTGCAGGAAAGCCGGACCGTCAGCGGCAATGAATCCGGCCAAACCGCGCGCACGGCCCTTGTTGTTTCGAGGAGAAAACGGATTCGATTCTCGAAGCTGCCGCCGTATTGGTCGGTGCGTTGGTTGCTTTGCGGCGAAAGGAATTCGTGAAACAGATAGCCGTGCGCCGCATGCAATTCCATCCATTCACAACCCGCTTTGAGCGAACGCTCGGCGGCGGTAACGAACGATTTCCGTGTGGCGGCGATTTCTGTTTCCGTCATCGCGGCGGGCACCTTCGGCAAATCGCCGCCGAATGCCAGCGCGCTCGGACCCAGCGGTTTCCATCCGCCTGACGAGTCTTCAAGATGCGCGCCACCTTTCCATGGGAGTGCTGCCGAAGCCTTTCGCCCGGCATGCGCGATTTGAATTCCGGGGACCGCGCCGTGCTGCTTGACGAATCGACTGACCCGAGCCAGCGGCTCAATATGCGAGTCAGACCAGATTCCGGCATCGCCGGGAGTGATGCGCCCTTCAGGCGTCACTGCAGTCGCTTCGACAATGACAAGGGCGGCTCCGCCGACAGCGCGCGAACCCAGATGAACCAGATGCCAGTCATTGAGGAAACCGTCCTCGGATGAATACTGGCACATTGGTGAAACACCAATGCGATTGCGCAGCGTGACTGACTTGATCGTCAGCGGCTGGAAAATATGCGGCGTGTTTTCCATCAAGCGGACGTTGCGAAGCGATCAAAATTGTTGCGCGGCTGGTGCAACCTTATCCCAGATCATCGGACTTTCGCGCAAGCCGAGTGCCCAGTAAATGCCGCCCAGGATGTGGACCTGGTAGGCCTTGCTGACTTCGACGGAATTCTTGCGGTCGCGCAGGTTGGGATCCGCGTCCCAAATATCTTCGCGATGTCCGAGGGAGGTGTAGAAGACCTTGCCTTGCCCGTATTCGCGGGTCCAGGCCACGGGAAAATGTCCTGCCGCGCCACTATTCGGATGCTTCTCGAGGGAGAGCAAATTCTTCACGCGTGAGCGGTCGTAGTTTTTGAAGAGGTAAATCTCTTCCTGAGCGATCGGCCAGAGTTTGCCGAGATGCGCGGTGGATGGATGCGTCGGGTCATCAACACAGCACTCGACGCCGACTTGCGGTCCGTGGCTTTGAAAATGTGCGCCGACCATCTCGATGAATTCCGGCCATTTCGGGAACGTGTCGCCCGCGGCGTGCATTCCAATGAACGCCTTTCCGGAACGCACCCAGGCCAGAAAGCCTTCCTTGTCTGGAATGGGAAGGTCGCCTGTCGTGTTGGCGAAGATGATGCCATCGTAGTTCTTCAGCGACTCGGCACTCAGCTTCGAAAGCGGGGCTTTCAGCTCTTCCTGCAGCGCAGCCCGCGTTTCAGCCGATGGCCCACCGACCGCGCTGAGTTTGCCTTCAGGCTGGCGAACAAACTCGACAGTAAAGGCCTTGGACTTTTCTGCCAGTTCGCTTAACACCTTTTCCGCCGTTGGAATCGAGCTGTGGCGAAACCCTGCCGTGGTTGTCACAACGAGCAGTTTCTTGGGCGCATCAGCGGCGCTGGCAAACGTTGGCACAAGCAACAACCCGGCACAAAAGATCGCTATGGATAATTTCATAGTTGAGATGAATTGGTTTGACCGCGTACCTGCGAGAACGATGTGAAATCGGCGCTTCTACTGTTTTGCCGGTTCAAGCCGCCTGACCCAGATGTTTCTGAAACGAGTGGGGTTGCCGTGGTCCTGGAGGGAGATCGGGCCCGTCGCAGGATGCTGGGTATACTTCGCGACGGCGCGCCATCCGGTCGGTCCCATGAGGCTCTGATGATTCTGAACGAGCACGCCGTTCAGCAGAGCGGTGACATACGCGGGTGATTTCAAAGTTCCGTTCGCCTCGAAGCGCGGCGCCGTGAATAGGATGTCGTATGTCTGCCATTGGCCAGGAGGACGGCAGGCATTAACCAAGGGCGGATACTGGCCATAGATGGCGCCGATGGTTCCGTCGGCATAAGTGAGGTTCTCATAACAATCCAGGATCTGGATTTCATAGCGGCCCATCAGGAAAACTCCGCTGTTGCCGCGGCCCTGGCCAGTGCCCTTGACGACGCTTGGGGTTGCGAATTCCAGGTGCAATTGGACATCACCGAATTCCTCGCGGGTGAATATGTCTCCTTTGGCCGCAGTCACCCCGCCGTCGCCGAGTTTCCAGGCGGCCGCATTTCCGTCCTTGTCGCGCCATTTGGAAAGATCCGAGCCGTCGAACAGCACGATGGCATCGGAGGGCGGGATGGCCGTGGGTTTCTCTGTGACGAGCGAGGCAGGTTTGACGACAGGCGGCTGCGGGCGCTCCGGATCATGGACATGCCACTGCGTGTTGGGGATCAGCGGGGTGTCCTTGAATCCGGCAACGCCGTTCACAATGGTTTCCATAGGCTTTGCTGGCGCGGCAATGGCGCAATGTGCGCCGGCAGCCAGGCACACGAGGATGGCGAGGTACGCGGTTTTCATTTGGATGGATCGCAACGGGCGCGGTTAAATTTTCTTGGGCATGGCGGTCCATGCGCCTTTTTTCTGGCTGCTCTTCAAACAGGTTTCAATGAACGCAATTCCGGTCCAGCCGTCCTCCACAGTCGCATACCTGGAACCATCGGTTGCGAATTTTTTACCGGCCTTCCACTTGCGAACGTCGGCTTCGAAGCAGCGATGCAGCCGGGCGAACGCATCGTGAAATGCCTCAGGATGACCCGCGGGAATGTTCGGTTCGGCCATCAGTTCGGCGGGTACGTCCTTGGGCAGGAAACCGTCGCCGGGCGTGACAGCGCCGCGCCAATAAACACGATCGGGTTGATTGGCAAGATGAACGGTGATGGATTCCGGATTTTCCTGGCTCCATCGCACGGAACCCTTTGTGCCCGCGACGAGAATGCCGAGGTCGTTCTTGCTGCCGATGCAGACCTGCGAAGCACGGACGAGAGCCTTTCCACCGTTGCTCAGCTTGCAGTAGATGGTGAAGTGATCGTCCAGCATCCGACCCTCAACAAACGTTTCCATTTGCGCGGATACGTCGGTGACATCGAGTCCCGTGACGAAACGCAGCTGCATGAGCGCGTGCGTGCCGATATCGCCGCCGCAGCCCGAGCCGCCCGCGCGCTTAGGGTCCACGCGCCAGGAGGCCTGTTGCTGCCCTGTTGCCTCCAGCTTGGTTGCAAGCCATCCCTGCAAATAATAGGAATCCACCCAGCGCACTTCGCCGATCAGGCCGCTTTGGACGATGTAGCGTGCAAACCGGCTCGTCCAATGGCCGAGGTACGTGTGCGACACCGCGAACGGAACGTTCAGTTCGCGCGCGGTCTTCACGAGCGTGTTGGCCTCCTTCAGGTTCAGGCACAACGGCTTTTCGCAAAACACAGCAATCCCGGCCTTCATCGCCTTCATTGCGGGATCGAAGTGCACGAAGTTGGGCGTGACGATCAGGATGTAATCCAGCTTCTCCTCGTCGGGCAGTGTCTTGTTCGCCGCGATCATTTCGTCGTAGGAGCCATAACCCTTCAACGGAAACGGCCAGTTGGCAGCTTCTTCCAATGCCACCTTGGGATCAGGGAATAATGCGCCCGCAGTGACGCGGCGGGTGCCGTCGAAGTGAATTGCGCGCTGATGCGGGTGAACGATGAACGCGCCTTTGCCGCCGCCAACGAGTCCAACATTAAGTGGTCGGTTTGCCATATGTTCCAAATGTTTAGTGGGAAATTGTGATGACGTGGTTACTTGCGCGCGAATGCGGCATCGAATGCCGCGGCGCTCGGTGGGAAATCCAGCTTCCGAATCAACGCGCACGCTTCCGCCGCCCCGTGGAATCGATCCATGCGCCCATCTTCCCATTCGACGGACAACGGCCCGCGATAACCGACGTCGTTCAGCGCAACAATGACTTCCTCAAAGTTGATGTCGCCATGACCCGGGGAGCGAAAATCCCAGTAGCGTCGAGGATCGCAGAAATCGGTGTGCCCGCCGAAGACGCCGATCGTGCCATCACCGTGTCCCCACCAAGCGTCCTTCATGTGCGCATGGAAAATTCGGGGACCGAACTCGCGCACGAAGCGGACGTAGCTGACGCCCTGATACCCGAAATGCGAAGGATCGAAATTGAATCCGAACCGCTTGTGTTCCTTCACCGCAGCCAGCGCCCGATGGGCTGAAACGACGTCGAATGCGATTTCGCTCGGATGCACCTCCAAAGCAAAGTTGACGTTCTCCTTCTCAAACACATTGAGGATCGGAATCCAGCGTTGTGCGAAATCAACAAAACCCTTTTCGAGAAATTTTTGGTCCGTGGGCGGGAAGGCGTAGAGCGCGTGCCAGATGGAAGATCCAGTGAAGCCATTAACGACAGCGGGAAAATCCTTGCCGGGAAGGCTGGCTGGCTTTGCATCGAAGAACTTGCGCGCGGCACGGGCCGTCACTTTCATCTTCTCAGCCGCGCGCTGGCGCACTCCTTCGGGATCGCCGTCGCCCCAAACGTCAGGAGGAAGGATCGCCTGATGGCGTTCGTCAATGCGATCGCACACAGCCTGGCCGACGAGGTGATTGGAAATGGCGTAACAGTTCAGGCCATGCTGCTGGAGCAGCGCCCAGCGATTCTTCACGTAATCGGGTTCATTCGCAGCGCGATCGACTTCGAAGTGATCGCCCCAGCAGGCGAGCTCGAGGCCGTCGTAGCCCATCTGTTTGACTGTGGGAGCGAGTTCTGCGAGCGGGAGGTCCGCCCACTGTCCAGTGAAGAGTGTGACTGGTCTGGCCATGTTCAGAATAGTTGCGGTTGCAGTTCCGGAGCCCTTCCGGTGGTGCTGGCAAAGTGGCATGCCTGCGCCGGAGCGGAGTGTGTGAGTGCGCTGCGCTCGGGTCAAGTGCCGGGTCACTACTGAGCGTCATCAATTCATGCGATGCACACTTTCCCGTTGAGTTGCTCATGCAGGCCGGGTATTGAACACGTCCAGCATTTCGATTCACCCTATGAACAACCGCCACGACAAAATCCTCTTCTGGGGATGCTTCATCGCGCTCATCACCACTTCCTACGCGTTCATCAGCCGAATGATTCTCTCCGGCGGACGGTTCGTCACGGATTTCGGCCTCGACAAAGTTGCGGTCGGCGAGCTGCAGGGCGCCGGCATCTGGCCGTTCGGCGTGAGCATCATTCTGTTCAGCCTGTTCATTGACAAGATTGGATACAAGGTCGCCATGATCTTTTCGTTCCTGTGCTATGTGATCTACACAGGCATGGCGATCGCGGCGTACGGCGCGATTCACGGCGCGACCGGCGATGCGCTCGCCGCGGCGCAAAAGCAGGGTTACAGCCTGCTCTACTGGGGCAGCATTATCCTTGCGCTGGGCAATGGAGCGGTGGAGGCGTACATCAACCCGATCGTGGCCACGATGTTCAACAAGGACAAGGCGAAGTGGCTGAACATCCTGCACGCAGGATGGCCCGGCGGTTTGGTGATCGGAGGTTTGTGCACGATCGCGCTGGCAACCAATCCCGACTGGCGCATTACGCTGGGCTTGATCCTGATTCCAGCGGTTATTTTCTTCTTGATGCTGATCGGGCTTAAGTTTCCGCGCAGCGAACGCGAGCAGGCGGGCGTTGGGTACGTGGAAATGCTCAAGGAACTGGGGGCTTTTGGCGCACTGGTCGGATTCGGCCTCGTGATTGCGCAGGTTGGCCAGGTCTTTGCCTGGGACACAAAGCTGGTTTGGATTCTGATCGCGATTGTGGTGATAGCGTTCGCGGTGATCACGAAATCATTCGGCCGGCCGTTCCTGGCATTTTTGATCATCATCATGATGCCACTGGCCACGACAGAGCTTGGCACGGACGGATGGATCACGTCGCTCATGGAGGCGCCCATGCTGGCCGCGGGTCACAATCCGGCGTGGGTTCTCGTTTACACATCGGCCGTCATGATGATCCTGCGCTTCTCGGCTGGGCCGTTGATCCACAAGATGTCACCGTTAGGATTGCTTGCGACCTGCTCGGTGCTCGCGATCGCGGGCCTCACGGCACTGTCCAAAACCAATAATGCGGGGATGGCAGCGATCTTCGCGGCTGCCACGCTATATGGCATCGGCAAGAGTTTCTTCTGGCCGACGATGCTTGGATTGACATCCGAACAATGTCCAAAAGGGGGCGCTTTGACGCTGAATGCGATGGGAGGAATCGGAATGCTGGCAGTCGGGATTCTCGGCGCGCCGTTCATCGGTTACTTGCAGGAAACTTCTGCCACGCAAAAATTGGCGATGGCAGATCCTGCGTTGCATCAAAGCGTGACGAAGGAAAGTCGTTATCTCCTGGGCACCTACCACGCGGTTGATCCCGTGAAAGCCGACGCTGTTGCGGATCCTGCGGCCAAGGCGACGATCAATACCGCCGTGACGGAGGGGAAATTTTCAGCGCTTGGAAAGATGGCGCTGTTTCCCGCGTTCATGCTGGCGTGCTATATCGCCCTGATCCTCTACTTCAAGTCTCGCGGCGGATACAAACCCGTCGTCCTGGTGGAGAATCCGACGACGGCCCGACCAGCCTGAGGCGTGTGGCGGCAGGCAATCTGTGCCTGCCGAAGAGCCGGGCTTCCAGCCCGGTGGCCGGAACAACAGATAGCCCCGAGCGCATCGAGAATTCAGAGCCTCTCGATCGTGCCGTTTTTTTCTGAGGGCTATGGGCCTCAGGCAGTCATGCCATGCTGCGATCGGAGGGCTCTCCCGCTTGACGTATCGAGATTTGATGCGAGTATGGTGGCCGTTGCTTTTGGGGGCGTACTGGTTTCGACCTGATGAATGCGCCAGAGGCGGCATGCCGAGGATGGTTCGTTGGCCTCGTTAATCACTCGGACCAAAAATTAAGTGCTAATCAAGAACTAGCTCTCGCGGCCTAAATGCGCCACGACGTTCACCAGCAGACACCTGCTATGTTGGATGAACGCTACAGCAGGCATGGCTGAAGACGGGGACCGCGCGTCAGCAGCCGAGAAAATTCCATGCGGACTAGGCAGTGCGACTCGAGTTCGGACGTCATCGCATAGCAGAAAATCTACTCCGGACTAAGCATGTAGTCGCGGCTGGTTTGTTTGCCAGGGACGCGGGTTCAACTCCCGCCGCCTCCACCATCTTGAAGACCGTTCCGTATCACACTCGTGGTGCGTTGCACATCGAGAACGGTTTCAGCCGATAAAGACGCGGACTTTCCGAAGGAAACGGTTACGGTCCGAGCGCGTAAAATGCGGTTCGAGCCGGGTTTTTTCAGGTACGCCCACACTTCCTGCCAGTTTTCCTCCTTAATCATTTTTGAGCCTGATTTGCCTCGGAAATGAACATTTTTAAGGACTGGTATGGTTGGCTTGGGCCGCAGCCGGCTCAAGCCAGTAATCGAAGTGGCCCGGATGCTCAAGTCGTGGTCCGTCACGCGATGCTTGGCGTGATACGATTTGGCCAGGTCTTCCAGCAAAATGCGGCTCAAGCCTGGGCCGGTTCTCCTTTCTAATCTCCGTCTGTTCCAGTTTTTGTTTGTTGCTCATGGCGGTTGAGCAGGCCGCGCCCTTCAGAAAACCTTTTTGCCCTCGCACAGGTTGATGAGTTCGGACAGCGCCAGCACCTGTGCCCGCCTGCCCGCGCCTTCGCGGACGGTGTGAAGAATGCCATTGGTCTTCAGCGTGCCGAGCAGGCTGGCGACCATGGGCGGGCTGGGCATGCCAGGGTGTTTGGTGGCCTCGCTGCCTCGAAACACGGGCCGTTCAAACATGAAGTCGAGCAAGGGGACGGCAAACTGGGAATGGGTCAAGTCGAGCGTTTGCTTTTTGAGGCGTTCGTAAAGGTCTTGGATGGCCCGGGCTTTCTTGGTGTTGGCCTCGGCTTGCACGGATACGCCTTCCAAGAAGAAAGCAGCCCAGCGTGTCCAACTGCCAGGCTCACCCAAGGCCCGCAGACGGGCGATGTAATCATCCCGCCGCGACTCAAAAAATGCGGACAGGTAGAAGCAGGGCCGGCTCAGGATTTTTTTCTCGTAAAGAAAGAGCGGGATGACCATGCGGCCGATGCGCCCGTTGCCGTCAATGAACGGATGGAGGATTTCAAACTGGGCGTGCAGGAGCGCCAGTTGGATGAGCGCGTCCGGCGCATCGGAATGCCAGTAGGCCTCCCAGCGGTTGAGGTGTTCCTGCAACTGAAGCGGCGACGGCGGCACGAAGGCGGCGTCCTCGATGGGGCTGCCCGGCTTGCGGATCCAGTTTTGAATGGTGCGAAAGCGGCCACGGCCCTTGTTGTGTCCGCGCACGCTGTCCATGAGAAC encodes the following:
- a CDS encoding Fic family protein produces the protein MDSVRGHNKGRGRFRTIQNWIRKPGSPIEDAAFVPPSPLQLQEHLNRWEAYWHSDAPDALIQLALLHAQFEILHPFIDGNGRIGRMVIPLFLYEKKILSRPCFYLSAFFESRRDDYIARLRALGEPGSWTRWAAFFLEGVSVQAEANTKKARAIQDLYERLKKQTLDLTHSQFAVPLLDFMFERPVFRGSEATKHPGMPSPPMVASLLGTLKTNGILHTVREGAGRRAQVLALSELINLCEGKKVF
- a CDS encoding MFS transporter: MNNRHDKILFWGCFIALITTSYAFISRMILSGGRFVTDFGLDKVAVGELQGAGIWPFGVSIILFSLFIDKIGYKVAMIFSFLCYVIYTGMAIAAYGAIHGATGDALAAAQKQGYSLLYWGSIILALGNGAVEAYINPIVATMFNKDKAKWLNILHAGWPGGLVIGGLCTIALATNPDWRITLGLILIPAVIFFLMLIGLKFPRSEREQAGVGYVEMLKELGAFGALVGFGLVIAQVGQVFAWDTKLVWILIAIVVIAFAVITKSFGRPFLAFLIIIMMPLATTELGTDGWITSLMEAPMLAAGHNPAWVLVYTSAVMMILRFSAGPLIHKMSPLGLLATCSVLAIAGLTALSKTNNAGMAAIFAAATLYGIGKSFFWPTMLGLTSEQCPKGGALTLNAMGGIGMLAVGILGAPFIGYLQETSATQKLAMADPALHQSVTKESRYLLGTYHAVDPVKADAVADPAAKATINTAVTEGKFSALGKMALFPAFMLACYIALILYFKSRGGYKPVVLVENPTTARPA
- a CDS encoding phosphatase PAP2/dual specificity phosphatase family protein, which encodes MNKPTRWEAAKASAFLSLLFISVYASTNWMTSRRSDVGMWFFDWERHIPFVAITIVPYMSIDIFFVLAPFLCSTRDELRILCRRIGLSILIAGACFLSVPLEMGFPRPETSGWAGALFRLLHGFDQPYNLFPSLHIALGALLATFYVRHTRGWVRNGVRVWFGLIYVSTLLTFQHHTVDVVGGFILALGCHYLVRERVGVRVAIPTIRVGFLYFGGAMLVTGTAYCCLGPCVFRKNKGRLPLSAKVLLAPTLLGQKLSLLYYRRGCSAWNAITPNIWLGVHLNAREAQHAVARGITAVLDLTAEISEAPAFLQVAYRNIPVLDLTAPDAGQLRDAAQFISTQSERGIVYVHCKVGYSRSAAAVGAYLLKSGRAKTVAHALELLRSARPGIIIRPEIVKCLQQFAADEFHGEGAVSRVAQNSMSAVSQVS
- a CDS encoding DUF1080 domain-containing protein, encoding MKTAYLAILVCLAAGAHCAIAAPAKPMETIVNGVAGFKDTPLIPNTQWHVHDPERPQPPVVKPASLVTEKPTAIPPSDAIVLFDGSDLSKWRDKDGNAAAWKLGDGGVTAAKGDIFTREEFGDVQLHLEFATPSVVKGTGQGRGNSGVFLMGRYEIQILDCYENLTYADGTIGAIYGQYPPLVNACRPPGQWQTYDILFTAPRFEANGTLKSPAYVTALLNGVLVQNHQSLMGPTGWRAVAKYTQHPATGPISLQDHGNPTRFRNIWVRRLEPAKQ
- a CDS encoding sugar phosphate isomerase/epimerase — translated: MARPVTLFTGQWADLPLAELAPTVKQMGYDGLELACWGDHFEVDRAANEPDYVKNRWALLQQHGLNCYAISNHLVGQAVCDRIDERHQAILPPDVWGDGDPEGVRQRAAEKMKVTARAARKFFDAKPASLPGKDFPAVVNGFTGSSIWHALYAFPPTDQKFLEKGFVDFAQRWIPILNVFEKENVNFALEVHPSEIAFDVVSAHRALAAVKEHKRFGFNFDPSHFGYQGVSYVRFVREFGPRIFHAHMKDAWWGHGDGTIGVFGGHTDFCDPRRYWDFRSPGHGDINFEEVIVALNDVGYRGPLSVEWEDGRMDRFHGAAEACALIRKLDFPPSAAAFDAAFARK
- a CDS encoding Gfo/Idh/MocA family oxidoreductase — its product is MANRPLNVGLVGGGKGAFIVHPHQRAIHFDGTRRVTAGALFPDPKVALEEAANWPFPLKGYGSYDEMIAANKTLPDEEKLDYILIVTPNFVHFDPAMKAMKAGIAVFCEKPLCLNLKEANTLVKTARELNVPFAVSHTYLGHWTSRFARYIVQSGLIGEVRWVDSYYLQGWLATKLEATGQQQASWRVDPKRAGGSGCGGDIGTHALMQLRFVTGLDVTDVSAQMETFVEGRMLDDHFTIYCKLSNGGKALVRASQVCIGSKNDLGILVAGTKGSVRWSQENPESITVHLANQPDRVYWRGAVTPGDGFLPKDVPAELMAEPNIPAGHPEAFHDAFARLHRCFEADVRKWKAGKKFATDGSRYATVEDGWTGIAFIETCLKSSQKKGAWTAMPKKI
- the pyrE gene encoding orotate phosphoribosyltransferase encodes the protein MTKDEVLQVFRDTGALLEGHFILRSGLHSRQFFQCALALQQMPIVERVGGALADKVRHLNISTVVAPAMGGLVLGQEVARQLKTRFIFVEKEEGKLVLRRGFKIAPRERVLIVEDVVTKGGRVQETIDIVRSHQGELAAISAAVDRSNGKVDFGVPFISLLSLAVEAFEPDKLPPDLASTPAIKPGSK
- a CDS encoding NADH:flavin oxidoreductase/NADH oxidase, coding for MENTPHIFQPLTIKSVTLRNRIGVSPMCQYSSEDGFLNDWHLVHLGSRAVGGAALVIVEATAVTPEGRITPGDAGIWSDSHIEPLARVSRFVKQHGAVPGIQIAHAGRKASAALPWKGGAHLEDSSGGWKPLGPSALAFGGDLPKVPAAMTETEIAATRKSFVTAAERSLKAGCEWMELHAAHGYLFHEFLSPQSNQRTDQYGGSFENRIRFLLETTRAVRAVWPDSLPLTVRLSCTDWTTGGWDIEQTVELSKHLKAEGVDLIDCSSGGNLPKADIPLGPGYQVPLAERVRRDVGIATAAVGLITEPQQAEEIIASGKADLVLLARAFLRDPYWPMRAARTLGAPRTVLPPVQYGRAW
- a CDS encoding ThuA domain-containing protein, whose translation is MKLSIAIFCAGLLLVPTFASAADAPKKLLVVTTTAGFRHSSIPTAEKVLSELAEKSKAFTVEFVRQPEGKLSAVGGPSAETRAALQEELKAPLSKLSAESLKNYDGIIFANTTGDLPIPDKEGFLAWVRSGKAFIGMHAAGDTFPKWPEFIEMVGAHFQSHGPQVGVECCVDDPTHPSTAHLGKLWPIAQEEIYLFKNYDRSRVKNLLSLEKHPNSGAAGHFPVAWTREYGQGKVFYTSLGHREDIWDADPNLRDRKNSVEVSKAYQVHILGGIYWALGLRESPMIWDKVAPAAQQF